From the genome of Bombus pascuorum chromosome 2, iyBomPasc1.1, whole genome shotgun sequence, one region includes:
- the LOC132916370 gene encoding ubiquitin carboxyl-terminal hydrolase 14 isoform X1 yields the protein MPQYSIKVKWGKEHFPNVEVNTDEEPMLFKAQLFALTGVQPERQKVMLKGMTLKDDDWGNIKLKDGITVLMMGSKEEDVPAEPTEKPLFLEDMNESALATALDLPAGLTNLGNTCYLNATVQCLKTVPELRDALKNFSGGLAAAGSSSLVPAQSITAALRDLYDSMDKGSSLPPVVLVQMMHLAFPRFAEKSEHGGFQQQDANECWTELIRMLQQKLPAKENPVALENNGQSYKPRSLIEQYFGGTFNTELKCIESEDEPPTKGKEEFLQLSCFISTEVKYMHSGLRNKMQEQITKMSSTLGRDAVYMKTSKISRLPAYLTIQFVRFYYKEKEAINAKILKDVKFPLEFDVFELCSSELQTKLTPMREKFKEYEDRLVEESRNIINRKDKAESKKKVKQEPFWFPDDIGSNNSGYYTLQAVLTHRGRSSSSGHYVAWVRQKSDTWLKCDDENVTAVTSEEVLKLSGGGDWHCAYVLLYGPKILEVPDSDDNEDLLTK from the exons atgcCTCAATATTCGA TTAAAGTAAAATGGGGAAAAGAACACTTTCCTAATGTAGAAGTTAATACAGATGAAGAACCAATGTTGTTTAAAGCACAACTTTTTGCACTGACAGGAGTACAGCCTGAAAGACAAAAAGTTATGTTAAAAGGAATGACATTAAAGGATGATGATTGGGGCAATATCAAATTGAAAGAT ggtattactgtTTTAATGATGGGCTCTAAGGAAGAAGATGTACCAGCAGAGCCAACTGAAAAACCATTATTTTTAGAAGATATGAATGAATCTGCATTAGCTACTGCTTTAGATTTACCAGCTGGCTTGACAAACTTAGGAAATACTTGTTATCTTAATGCAACTGTACAGTGCCTAAAAACTGTTCCAGAGTTGAGAGATGCTCTAAAGAATTTTTCAGGTGGGCTTGCAGCTGCTGGTAGTTCATCGCTTGTACCTGCACAAAGTATAACGGCTGCGTTAAGAGATTTATATGATAGTATGGACAAAGGATCATCTTTGCCACCTGTTGTTCTTGTCCAAATGATGCATTTAGCATTTCCAAGATTTGCTGAAAAATCTGAGCATGGTGGATTTCAGCAACAAGATGCCAATGAATGTTGGACTGAACTTATTAGAATGTTGCAACAAAAATTACCAGCGAAG GAAAATCCTGTTGccttagaaaataatggaCAAAGTTACAAGCCACGTTCATTAATTGAACAGTATTTTGGAGGAACATTTAATAcagaattaaaatgtatagaatCTGAGGATGAACCTCCTACTAagggaaaagaagaatttttacaaCTGAGTTGTTTTATATCTACAGAGGTTAAATACATGCATTCTGGACTTAGAAATAAAATGCAGGAgcaaattacaaaaatgtcaTCAACTCTTGGCAGAGATGCAGTGTATATGAAAAcg tcAAAAATTAGCAGATTGCCAGCATATTTAACAATCCAATTTGTACGCTTTTAttataaagagaaagaagcaaTTAATGCAAAAATTCTCAAAGATGTTAAATTTCCTCTTGAATTCGATGTTTTTGAATTGTGTAGCAGTGAACTTCAAACTAAACTTACACCGATGcgagagaaatttaaagaatatgaAGATCGTTTAGTGGAAGAATCGCGTAACATAATCAATAGAAAAGATAAAGcagaaagtaaaaagaaagttaaacaAGAACCGTTTTGGTTTCCAGATg ATATAGGATCAAATAACAGCGGTTATTATACATTACAAGCAGTTCTAACACATAGGGGACGATCAAGTAGTAGTGGCCATTATGTAGCTTGGGTTAGACAGAAAAGTGATACATGGTTAAAATGTGACGACGAGAACGTTACCGCTGTAACTAGTGAAGAAGTACTAAAGCTTAGCGGTGGTGGCGATTGGCATTGTGCATATGTTCTTTTATATGGTCCAAAAATTTTAGAAGTACCTGATTCAGATGACAATGAGGATTTACTTActaaataa
- the LOC132916370 gene encoding ubiquitin carboxyl-terminal hydrolase 14 isoform X2, producing MLFKAQLFALTGVQPERQKVMLKGMTLKDDDWGNIKLKDGITVLMMGSKEEDVPAEPTEKPLFLEDMNESALATALDLPAGLTNLGNTCYLNATVQCLKTVPELRDALKNFSGGLAAAGSSSLVPAQSITAALRDLYDSMDKGSSLPPVVLVQMMHLAFPRFAEKSEHGGFQQQDANECWTELIRMLQQKLPAKENPVALENNGQSYKPRSLIEQYFGGTFNTELKCIESEDEPPTKGKEEFLQLSCFISTEVKYMHSGLRNKMQEQITKMSSTLGRDAVYMKTSKISRLPAYLTIQFVRFYYKEKEAINAKILKDVKFPLEFDVFELCSSELQTKLTPMREKFKEYEDRLVEESRNIINRKDKAESKKKVKQEPFWFPDDIGSNNSGYYTLQAVLTHRGRSSSSGHYVAWVRQKSDTWLKCDDENVTAVTSEEVLKLSGGGDWHCAYVLLYGPKILEVPDSDDNEDLLTK from the exons ATGTTGTTTAAAGCACAACTTTTTGCACTGACAGGAGTACAGCCTGAAAGACAAAAAGTTATGTTAAAAGGAATGACATTAAAGGATGATGATTGGGGCAATATCAAATTGAAAGAT ggtattactgtTTTAATGATGGGCTCTAAGGAAGAAGATGTACCAGCAGAGCCAACTGAAAAACCATTATTTTTAGAAGATATGAATGAATCTGCATTAGCTACTGCTTTAGATTTACCAGCTGGCTTGACAAACTTAGGAAATACTTGTTATCTTAATGCAACTGTACAGTGCCTAAAAACTGTTCCAGAGTTGAGAGATGCTCTAAAGAATTTTTCAGGTGGGCTTGCAGCTGCTGGTAGTTCATCGCTTGTACCTGCACAAAGTATAACGGCTGCGTTAAGAGATTTATATGATAGTATGGACAAAGGATCATCTTTGCCACCTGTTGTTCTTGTCCAAATGATGCATTTAGCATTTCCAAGATTTGCTGAAAAATCTGAGCATGGTGGATTTCAGCAACAAGATGCCAATGAATGTTGGACTGAACTTATTAGAATGTTGCAACAAAAATTACCAGCGAAG GAAAATCCTGTTGccttagaaaataatggaCAAAGTTACAAGCCACGTTCATTAATTGAACAGTATTTTGGAGGAACATTTAATAcagaattaaaatgtatagaatCTGAGGATGAACCTCCTACTAagggaaaagaagaatttttacaaCTGAGTTGTTTTATATCTACAGAGGTTAAATACATGCATTCTGGACTTAGAAATAAAATGCAGGAgcaaattacaaaaatgtcaTCAACTCTTGGCAGAGATGCAGTGTATATGAAAAcg tcAAAAATTAGCAGATTGCCAGCATATTTAACAATCCAATTTGTACGCTTTTAttataaagagaaagaagcaaTTAATGCAAAAATTCTCAAAGATGTTAAATTTCCTCTTGAATTCGATGTTTTTGAATTGTGTAGCAGTGAACTTCAAACTAAACTTACACCGATGcgagagaaatttaaagaatatgaAGATCGTTTAGTGGAAGAATCGCGTAACATAATCAATAGAAAAGATAAAGcagaaagtaaaaagaaagttaaacaAGAACCGTTTTGGTTTCCAGATg ATATAGGATCAAATAACAGCGGTTATTATACATTACAAGCAGTTCTAACACATAGGGGACGATCAAGTAGTAGTGGCCATTATGTAGCTTGGGTTAGACAGAAAAGTGATACATGGTTAAAATGTGACGACGAGAACGTTACCGCTGTAACTAGTGAAGAAGTACTAAAGCTTAGCGGTGGTGGCGATTGGCATTGTGCATATGTTCTTTTATATGGTCCAAAAATTTTAGAAGTACCTGATTCAGATGACAATGAGGATTTACTTActaaataa